A genomic segment from Brienomyrus brachyistius isolate T26 chromosome 9, BBRACH_0.4, whole genome shotgun sequence encodes:
- the LOC125748487 gene encoding T-cell differentiation antigen CD6-like, with product MRWKYRLLQALTVLQTVGLFQGLGTPPEKQHEKLSNGTGVTNTSAAPPVGVTPRLSNNCSGTLEVLHGGKWTAVQLSTEDTKVAARKVCGGVYEVTRGSVAADSLCLIDCSYVNGQLHCKGATLSGCTEVSNITCWNADVRLVGGSDRCAGRVEMWQNGTWGTVCDDGWDEKDARVVCVQLGCGIAVEATGERVSFGPGKGHITMVEVNCSGNETQLRQCPFKKHEQFCGHKEDAGVVCSASKHSYPTTANMTQMPDNLTLTTVMESTVLITRAPARLPPAVIGCIVLTLILLMVPAVNIALCRYFGKGHGMAIPRRLQAQASADDSTSDHSTYEHYDFSLEPAVAMASYRNSVHGGTVQSSAVMQKPAEEQASCPESPISPPHQPAVYEDSSSTSSGECYINPDLGCDSRENVNLLDHESSSTSSGEEYTNTGPDAEELLKQGQGDVSAPEDSTMPPVIDCPHPAGSSDPGDPDDPIPAAPLSPGNSSTSSEDDYQNVGWDKAPLRTSVSQDPASSSDSDYENVMDVP from the exons ATGAGATGGAAGTACAGACTGCTGCAGGCGCTCACTGTCCTTCAGACTGTCGGCCTCTTCCAAG GGCTTGGAACCCCACCGGAAAAGCAACATGAAAAGCTCTCGAATGGCACGGGAGTGACCAATACATCGGCCGCACCCCCGG TGGGTGTTACACCCAGACTGTCCAACAACTGCTCTGGGACACTGGAGGTGCTTCATGGCGGGAAGTGGACAGCAGTGCAACTCTCCACCGAGGACACGAAGGTGGCAGCAAGGAAAGTCTGCGGGGGGGTGTATGAGGTCACCCGGGGCAGTGTGGCTGCCGACTCCCTCTGTCTGATAGACTGCAGCTACGTGAACGGCCAGCTGCATTGCAAGGGGGCCACGCTGAGTGGCTGCACCGAAGTGTCCAACATCACCTGTT GGAACGCCGATGTCCGATTGGTGGGAGGCTCGGACCGCTGTGCAGGGCGGGTGGAGATGTGGCAGAACGGGACCTGGGGCACCGTGTGTGACGATGGGTGGGATGAGAAGGATGCGAGGGTGGTCTGCGTGCAGCTGGGATGTGGCATCGCTGTGGAAGCGACGGGCGAGAGGGTGTCCTTTGGGCCAGGCAAGGGCCACATCACCATGGTTGAGGTCAACTGTTCCGGAAATGAGACCCAACTGCGCCAGTGCCCCTTCAAGAAACATGAACAGTTCTGTGGCCATAAAGAGGACGCAGGAGTCGTATGCTCAG CATCAAAACATTCCTATCCGACTACGGCCAACATGACACAGATGCCCGACAACCTCACTTTGACCACAG TTATGGAGAGCACAGTCCTGATCACAAGGGCACCGGCCAGACTGCCCCCCGCAGTGATCGGCTGCATCGTCCTGACCCTCATTCTCCTGATGGTTCCAGCTGTGAATATCGCGCTCTGCCGGTATTTCGGGAAAGGCCACG GCATGGCAATCCCTAGGAGGCTGCAGGCCCAGGCCAGCGCTGACGACTCGACGTCGGACCACTCGACATACGAACACTATGATTTCAGTTTGGAGCCTGCAGTTGCCATGGCATCCTATAGGA ACTCAGTACATGGCGGAACTGTGCAAAGCAGTGCAGTGATGCAGAAGCCGGCTGAAGAACAGG CCAGCTGTCCCGAGAGTCCGATCTCTCCTCCACACCAACCGGCAGTATACGAAGACAGCTCGAGCACGTCATCTGGAGAGTGCTACATCAACCCCGATCTCGGATGCGACAGCAGAGAAAACG TGAACCTGCTTGACCACGAATCCTCCAGCACGTCATCTGGAGAAGAGTACACGAACACAGGGCCTGACGCAGAGGAGCTACTCAAACAAG GTCAGGGTGACGTCTCGGCCCCTGAGGACTCAACTATGCCTCCTGTCATCGACTGCCCACACCCTGCGGGCAGTAGTGACCCCGGAGACCCTGATGACCCCATCCCAGCAGCTCCGCTGAGTCCTG GGAATTCTAGCACTTCCTCAGAGGATGATTACCAGAATGTGGGCTGGGATAAAGCACCCCTGCGGACGTCTGTCAGCCAGGACCCTGCATCCTCCTCTGACAGTGACTATGAAAACGTCATGGACGTGCCATGA
- the cfap418 gene encoding cilia- and flagella-associated protein 418, giving the protein MTDDLDDLLDEVELRFCRDVSEISVTSSTYKEDRAHSSGSKKKPERKSGTNGSGKSGLSNGGAEEEDIDAFLDDILDNDFDSLSLDEPKVVKHDVKNPPCSPANRKCCPVFLGGSSVGTGLGTSTSQRACNQLRCTSCDFRVTMFDDYEWDPSCDYLFFRNNMPSRERLHSKLRRRRGARAYACQCSWRSALHLTHLRDEARLKWVCGKHQV; this is encoded by the exons ATGACGGACGACTTAGATGATTTGTTAGACGAAGTGGAATTAAGGTTTTGCCGTGATGTTTccgaaatttcagtgacctcttCTACTTATAAAGAGGACAGAGCTCACTCATCTGGGAGCAAAAAGAAACCAGAAAGGAAAAGCGGAACGAACGG TTCCGGTAAATCGGGATTGTCAAATGGAGGTGCCGAGGAAGAAGATATAGACGCATTCCTAGATGACATATTGGACAACGACTTCGATTCCCTAAGTTTAGAT GAGCCCAAAGTGGTCAAGCACGACGTGAAGAATCCACCGTGTTCTCCAGCAAATAGAAA ATGCTGCCCTGTCTTCTTGGGTGGAAGCTCAGTAGGAACCGGCCTGGGAACCAGTACTTCTCAAAG GGCGTGCAACCAGTTGCGCTGCACTTCCTGCGATTTCCGTGTGACCATGTTTGACGATTATGAGTGGGACCCATCCTGCGATTACCTCTTCTTCAG GAACAATATGCCCAGCCGTGAGCGGCTGCACAGCaagctgaggaggaggaggggggcgcGGGCGTATGCCTGCCAGTGCAGCTGGCGCTCAGCACTGCACCTCACACACCTGAGGGACGAAGCCCGCCTGAAGTGGGTCTGTGGGAAACACCAGGTCTGA